In Bacteroidota bacterium, the following proteins share a genomic window:
- a CDS encoding sodium:solute symporter family protein: MVSFSFIDILLILLYFSVVVYIGVRSARKERTEAEEYLLASRSLTLPVFVATLVSTWYGGILGVGEYSYQYGISNWFVFGVPYYFFALVFAFVLAKRTRATNLITIPDKLYDAYDAKTSLLGAFLTFFLISPAPYALMLGILVQLIFGIGLTASVLISTFLTVCYLYVGGFRSDVNTNIAEFILMFAGFAIILPFSYAKFGGLEFLKQNLPPLHLTWHGGNSLQFIIVWFFIALWTLVDPAFHQRCYAAKDGATAQRGIILSTLCWFVFDFCTSTAGLYARAALPHLQQPMFSYPMLAEITLPSVAKGVFYIGMLATIMSTLSSLTFIGASTIGNDIVGRLLSAEKNELREAAVTLWTKIGLVVTAVFAVALALWIPSAVKLWYVIGTAIIPGLLVPLMASYFDTLKIPAPFAFAAMLAGWGVSTVWLVCGQLAGGEYFFSIEPMYPGLFLSVAIWGAGRVSVLRRRAEGG; this comes from the coding sequence TTGGTTTCTTTCTCCTTCATCGACATATTGCTCATCCTCCTCTATTTTTCCGTCGTCGTCTATATCGGCGTTCGGTCGGCGCGCAAGGAAAGGACGGAGGCCGAAGAGTATCTTCTTGCGAGCCGTTCTCTGACGCTGCCGGTATTCGTCGCTACGCTTGTTTCGACGTGGTACGGCGGAATATTGGGAGTCGGCGAATATTCGTACCAGTACGGGATCTCCAACTGGTTTGTCTTCGGTGTCCCGTATTATTTTTTTGCCCTTGTCTTTGCGTTCGTCCTGGCAAAACGGACGCGGGCGACGAACCTCATCACCATACCGGACAAGCTGTACGATGCGTACGACGCGAAAACCTCGCTGCTCGGCGCGTTCCTCACCTTTTTTCTTATTTCCCCCGCGCCGTACGCACTGATGCTCGGGATCCTGGTGCAGTTGATCTTCGGTATCGGTCTGACCGCGAGCGTTCTCATCAGCACGTTTCTCACCGTCTGCTATTTGTACGTCGGCGGCTTCAGGTCGGATGTCAACACGAACATCGCCGAGTTCATTCTGATGTTTGCCGGCTTTGCGATCATATTGCCGTTCTCGTACGCCAAATTCGGCGGGTTGGAATTTCTTAAGCAGAATTTGCCGCCGCTCCATCTGACGTGGCACGGGGGCAATTCGCTCCAATTTATCATCGTCTGGTTCTTCATCGCTCTCTGGACGCTCGTCGATCCGGCGTTCCATCAGCGATGCTACGCCGCTAAGGACGGCGCGACCGCGCAGCGGGGGATCATTCTTTCAACGCTCTGCTGGTTCGTGTTCGATTTCTGTACGAGCACCGCAGGCCTGTACGCCCGCGCAGCGCTGCCGCATCTTCAGCAGCCGATGTTTTCGTACCCGATGCTTGCCGAGATCACGCTGCCGTCGGTTGCAAAGGGAGTGTTCTACATCGGCATGCTCGCAACGATCATGTCGACGTTGAGCAGCCTTACGTTCATCGGCGCGTCGACGATCGGCAACGACATTGTCGGGCGCCTCTTGTCGGCGGAAAAGAACGAACTCCGGGAAGCGGCGGTCACGCTTTGGACAAAAATCGGGCTTGTCGTTACGGCAGTCTTTGCCGTGGCCCTGGCGTTGTGGATTCCTTCGGCCGTCAAACTCTGGTACGTCATCGGTACGGCGATTATTCCGGGATTGCTGGTTCCGTTGATGGCGAGCTATTTCGATACGCTGAAAATTCCGGCGCCGTTCGCCTTCGCCGCCATGCTTGCCGGCTGGGGCGTATCGACCGTGTGGCTGGTCTGCGGACAGCTGGCGGGAGGAGAATATTTCTTCTCCATCGAACCGATGTATCCCGGATTATTTCTTTCGGTGGCAATATGGGGGGCGGGGAGGGTGTCCGTTTTGCGCAGGCGGGCGGAAGGGGGGTAA